A DNA window from Polyodon spathula isolate WHYD16114869_AA chromosome 18, ASM1765450v1, whole genome shotgun sequence contains the following coding sequences:
- the LOC121331222 gene encoding Golgi apparatus membrane protein TVP23 homolog A-like, translated as MKQALIVDDTEDVSLDFGAEEEERALRKTNIRHPLAAFFHLFFRISAIVTYLFCDWFSTSFVGCFVTIIVLLSCDFWSVKNVTGRLLVGLRWFNQIDEDGRSQWVFEAKKPSPHSRLSTTEVEARIFWLALVLCPLIWTLFFFNTLFSLKLKWLALVIAGIILQAANLYGFVRCKVGGQPGIPTPAASSPGQQFPQRSDIIFGEL; from the exons ATGAAGCAG GCGCTAATAGTTGATGACACAGAGGATGTATCTCTCGATTTCGGAGCTGAGGAAGAAGAGCGAgcgttaagaaaaacaaacataag ACACCCCTTGGCTGCCTTTTTCCACCTCTTTTTCCGAATAAGTGCGATTGTCACCTACCTCTTCTGCGACTGGTTCAGCACGAGCTTTGTGGGCTGCTTCGTGACCATCATCGTGCTGCTGTCCTGCGACTTCTGGTCAGTCAAA AATGTGACTGGCAGGCTGCTGGTGGGTCTGCGGTGGTTTAATCAGATAGACGAGGATGGAAGAAGCCAATGGGTGTTTGAAGCAAAGAAG CCTTCCCCTCACAGCAGACTCTCCACAACAGAAGTGGAGGCCCGGATATTCTGGCTGGCGCTCGTTCTCTGCCCTCTCATCTGGACGCTGTTCTTTTTTAACACCCTGTTTTCCCTGAAGCTGAAATGGCTG GCCCTGGTCATCGCTGGAATTATCCTTCAAGCTGCCAACCTCTACGGGTTTGTCCGGTGCAAAGTGGGAGGGCAGCCTGGCATCCCCACGCCAGCTGCTTCTTCTCCTGGGCAGCAGTTTCCACAGAGG tcggACATTATATTTGGAGAACTATAG